GCCGCCGAGATTCACCACGAAGAGGAAGACGGCGGAGAGCGCATCGAGCCGCAGGTTCGCGCCGATCCACGGAATGCCCAAAGGCAGCACGAGGGCGCCCGTGGGCGCGGCGATGGCGGTAAGGGCCGAGGCGGCGGCAAGCAGCGTCACTACCAGCGCGCCGCCATAGACCACCGTTCGCCCGTAAGGCCCGCGCGCGAGCAGCACCCCGCCCGCCGCCAGCACCAGCAGCACGGCAACCGCAGAAAGAGCGGCGAGAAGCTGGACCGTGGGGGCGAGGGCCATCTCAGTCCCCCGATGGCCGGTGGGCCGGCGCCTTGAGGCGCACGCCCCGTCCGCCGCCGTCGCTCACCGCGCCTTCGCCGATGAGATCGACGCCGGCGACATCAAGCGCGCCCACCAGCTTCATCAGCGAATCCACATTGCCGCGGATCACGCCGTCGCTGGCTTCCATACGCTGGATGGTGGGGAGCGAGAGGCCGCACAGGCCGGCAAGGGCGCGCTGGTCGAGGCCGAGAATGGCGCGGGCGGCACGGAGCTGGGCGGCAGTGATCATGATCGTCAACAGCAGGTGTAAAGCGTGACTAATGCTGCTTACACCCGGTCTATTAAGCGATCAAGCATTATTAGTGATGTTTAAAACATCATACTACCGCCAAGGCGAGCGCAGGGGCGAGCGCAAGGGCGGGCGCAGGGGGTCGGCGCCCGCCCTCCTTGCGAGGCTCACGCCTCGCGGATGTCGTTGGCCACGCGGGCGAGGATCTCGACGATCCGTGTCTCGGCGCCGCGGTTCTGCTCCAGCTTCTCGCGGGTCACGTCGCGCAAATTCTCCAGCGCGGCCTCCACCAGCCGGGGCAATTCGGCGCCGTGGCTCGGGCCGTTCTCGCTCCAGCCCATCCACTTCTTCACCCGGCCCATCTTGAGGCCGATCTCGGACAGCCGGCCGATGATGGCGTCGGCGAAGTCGCGGTTCTCGGCGAGATAGGCGCGGCCTTCCTCGGTGATGGTGTAGCGCTTCTTGGAGCCATCCGCCTCGGCGGTCACGTAGCCCGCCTCCTCAAGGAAGGTGAGGGTGGGATAGACCACGCCCGGGCTCGGCGAATACCAGCCGGCGGTTTTCTCCTCGATCAGCTTGATGATCTCGTAGCCGTGGCGCGGCTGCTCGGCGATGAGCGAAAGCGCCAGAAGCTTGAGGTCGCCCTGCGCCAGCATGCGGCCGATGCGGAACATGTCGCCGCCGCCGCGCCCGCCGCGCCCACCCGGTCCGCCGCCGCCACGATGGCCGCCGAACTCGCCATGGCCATGGCCGGCGAACTCATGCTCTGCCATCTCGCGGCGGCCGAACTCACCGCCCATTTCGCCGCCAAAGCCGCGGCCACGGCGGGCGTCCCGCCAGTCTCGTTTGCATCCGAACATTCGGAAGTCTCCTTAGATATGTCGTTAGATATAGCGACGATGGTTATATCGTTCGATATATCTGACACGCAAGGGGGCCTTCCGAAAATTCCGTTCAGGCTTTCTGAAGGCCCGCGCTTGCAGGATCGGCCGGATCGCCGGAGTGTTCCCTTATGGCCATGACCGATCAGGACCGAGCCGCCCGCGCCGCCCACGGCCTCGCCTCCGCCGCCGCGCCGGATGTGGCGGAGGCGGTGGAGGGCTGGCTGGCCCGGCTCGCCCATGAGCGCCGCCTCTCGGCCAAGACGCTGGAGGCCTATGCGCGCGATCTCTCCGTCGTTCTGCTGCGGCTCACGGACCACCTCGGCCGCCGCCCGACGCTCGCCGACCTCGCGGCGCTCACCCCGGCGGACGTGCGCGCCGTGCTCGCCTCGCGTCGCGCGGAGGGCGTGGCGCCGCGCACGTTGGTGCGCCTGCTCGCCGCCGCGCGGTCGTTCGGCCGGCATCTGGAGCGGGAAGGGCAGGGCAAGGTCGGTGCGCTCACGGCGGTGCGCGCGCCGAAGGTGCCGAAAGGCCTGCCGAAGCCCGTCTCCGTCACCGCCGCCCGCGCGCTTTCCGATCCCGACACACGGGCCGGGGAGGCGCGCGAGCAATGGGTGCTGGCGCGGGATGCGGCGGTGATCACCCTCCTCTACGGCGCGGGCCTGCGCATTTCCGAGGCGCTGGGTCTCACGGCGGGCACGCTCGCGCCGGGCACGACGCAGATCACGGTCACCGGCAAGGGCAACAAGACGCGCATGGTGCCGCTGATCGCCCCCGTGCTCACGGCGGTGGAGGCCTACCGCGCGCTCTGCCCCTATGCGCTGGCGCCGGACAAGCCGCTGTTCCGCGGCGCGCGGGGCGGGCCGCTTTCGCCGCGCATCGTGCAATTGGCGGTGGAGCGGATGCGCGGCGTGCTGGGGCTTCCCGACAGCGCGACGCCCCATGCGCTGCGCCACTCCTTCGCCACCCATCTCCTGTCGCGCGGCGGCGACCTGCGCGCGATCCAGGAATTGCTCGGGCACGCCTCGCTTTCCACCACGCAGATCTACACGCAGGTGGATGCGGCGGCCCTCATGAACGCCTGGCGCGCCGCGCATCCCAGGGCACGCGCGCAATCCCCTCGCGCGCAAACGGGGAGCTGACGCATGACGTTCACGCCCGTCCGCCCCGTCATTGAGCATCTGTCCGTCACCACCGTGGACCTCGCCCGCGCCGTGCGCTTCTACGATGCGGTGCTGGGGCCCCTCGGCCTCGTGCGGGTGGCGGATTATGACGAGCCGGAAGGCGCCTCCGCCTGCTGGGGACCGCCCGGCACCCTGCCGGCGCCGGAGGGCGTGCCGGGCGCGGCGCCTTTCTGGGTGCAATTGCGCGACGGTCCGGTGACGCCGCCACCGGGCACCCATATCGCCTTCTGCGCGGCGGATCGGGCGGCGGTGGAAGCCTTCCATGCGGCCGGCACCGCCACGGGCGGCACGGATTACGGCGCGCCGGGGCTCCGGCCCCAGTACGGCCCCGGCTATTACGCTGCGTTCCTGATGGACCCGGACGGCTGGCGCATCGAGGCCGTGGCCTATGTGTAGTGGCCGCGCACCGGTTTGCCGGCTGTGGGCCGGCGGCGCTCGGCTCTTTCAATGCCGGCAAGCGCTCCGTTATTCTTCGAAAGTGATTCGCGGCGCGCCACGGAAAGGCTGCGGCAGCCGCAGGGCAGGGGAAGGACACCGGGGCGAATGGCGGAGCGCATCCGGATGAGCGGCGCGCGGCGCCCGGCGCGTGGGCGCAGGCTGGCGCCCGCCCCGGCGACGGGACGCGCGAACCGCTGCGTCGGCACCCGCGCCGCGCTGTTCGGTTCCGCCCTCCTCGGCTCCACGGCCCTTGCCGGCTCGCCTGCCTTTGCCAGCGGCTGGACCGTCGCCGTCGGCGCGGCCGAGGCGTTGTGGCCGGTGATCGCTTTGTCCGCCTGCGCCGTCGCCGGGCTGATCGCCCTGAGATCGCGGAGCGTTGCGGCCGCGCTTTCCGCCCGCATGGACAAGGCCGAGGCCGAAGCCCGCGATGCCGCCGCCGCCGCCGCCCGGGCGCGGGCGGAAGCCCATGCCGCGCGCACCCTGCTCGCCGCCGGCGCTCCCGCCTTCATGGCCTGGACCGGCCGGACCCTGCCGGTGGACGTGCATGGCACGACGCCGGAAGGCCTGCGCGCCGGCCTCGGCCCCGCCACCACGGCGCTCGACACGGCGCTGGAGCAGTTGCGCCGGGAAGATGGCATTGTGTCGGTTGCCGTGGAGACGCCGGCCGGCCCGGTGCGGCTGGAAGGCCGCAGCCTCGGCGGCGCGGGCGTCCTCCTCGTGCGTCCGGCGGACGCCCCCGACCCAGCCGCGCAAGCCGGGACGACCGGTTTCGCAGAGGCGGAACGGATGGCGCACGGCCTCGCCGCCGCCCTCGATGCCGCGGCTGCGCCGGCCTGGCTGCGGCGGCCGGATGGCGATTTGATCTATGTGAACCCCGCCTTCGCCGCCGCCGTGGGCGCGCCCTCGGCCGAGGAGGCGCGGGCCGCCGGCCTCGACCTCCTCGACGCCCGCATCCGCAGCGCCGCTTTGACCGCCGAAGGCACGGCCGGCACCTTCCGCCAGCGGGTGAAGGCGGTGGCGAGCGGCCAGCGCCGGCAGATGGACGTGGTGGAGGTGGCCGGCCCCTTCGGCACAGCCGGCATCGCCATCGACGTGACGGCGGAGGACGCGGCGAAGGCCGAGACCGCCCGCACGGTGGCCGCCCACCAGCGCACGCTGGACCAGCTGACCACCGCCGTGGCCATCTTCGGCGCCGACGAGCGCCTCGTCTTCCACAATGCCGCCTACGAGCGGCTGTTCGACCTCGCCCCCGGCTTCCTCGACCAGCGCCCGCCGGAGAGCGAGATCCTCGAAGACCTGCGCCGCCGCCGCAAGGTGCCCGAGCAGGCCGACTTCCGGGCGTGGCGCGCGCAGTTGCGCGAGGCCTACCGCGCCATCGAGCCGGTGAACGACTGGTGGCACCTGCCCGGCGGGCAGATGCTGCGCGTGGTCATCACGCCCAATGCCGAGGGCGGCATCACCTATCTGTTCGACGATCTGTCCGAGCATCTGGCACTGGAGAGCCGCTACAACAGCCTCATCCGCATCCAGGGCGAGACGCTGGACGGCCTTGCGGAGGCGGTGGCGGTGTTCGGCGCGGACGGGCGGCTCAACCTCTACAACGAGGCTTTCCTCGCGCTCTGGTCCCTGGACGCCCAGGCCATGGGCGACAAGCCCCATGTGGATGCGGTCGCCGCCATGTGTCGCCCGCTCTATGGCGAGACGGCCGCCTTCTCCCGCATCCGGCAGGCGGTGACGGCCATCGGCCCGCGCGAGGCCATGACCCTGCGCTTCGAGCGGCCGGATGGCCGGGTGCTCGACGGCGCCACCCAGCCCCTGCCGGACGGCGGCACCATGGTGACGTTCCGCGATGTCACCGACAGCGTGAAGGTGGAGCGGGCGCTGACCGAGCGCGCCGAGGCGCTGGAGGCGGCGGACAAACTGAAGAACGCCTTCGTCGGCCACGTCTCCTACCACCTGCGCACGCCCCTCAATACCTTGATGGGCTATGCCGACATGCTGCGCGAGGGCCTCGCCGGCCCGCTCAACGACCGCCAGCGCGACTATCTCGACCACATGCACCAGTCCTCGGATCTGCTGCGCGCGCTCATCGACGACATCCTCGACCTCGCCACCATCGACGCCGGCGCCATGGAGCTGGACCTCGCCGAGGTGGACGTGCGCGAGCTGGTGCTCGCCGTCGCCGAGGCTGTGCGCGACAGCGTGGAGGAGGCGCGGCTCGTTCTCGCGGTCAATATCGATCCCGCCGCCGGCATCTTCGTCGCCGATGCGCGGCGGCTGCGGCAGATCCTGTTCAACCTCCTCTCCAATGCCATCGCCGTCTCGCCCGAGGGCGGCACCGTGGCGCTCGGGGCCGCGCGCCGCGACGGGGCGCTGGTGTTCACCGTGCGCGACGAGGGGCCGGGCGTGCCGGCGGAAGTGCGGGAGACGCTGTTCGACCGCTTCGAGAGCCGCAGCGCCGGACCGCGTCATCGCGGGGTGGGCCTTGGCCTCGCCATCGTGCGCTCCTTCGTGAGCCTGCACGGCGGCTCGGTCATGGTGGGGCCGGCGTCCTCCGCGCGCGGAGCGCTCGCGACCGGAACCCTCGCTGTGGGTACGATCGCGACTTGCATCTTCCCGCTCGACAACGAGCGCCGGCGGGAGGCCGCCGAATGAGCATCCTGCTCGAACGCCTCGAAGGAAAGCCGGTGGCCTGCCGCGTGGTCCTGAAGGACCTCGCCGCCACCACCCGCTTGGCCGCCCTCATCGCCAGCTGGTTCGGGGGCAAGGACACCATCACGCTCACCGGCGACCTCGGCGCCGGCAAGACGGAGCTGGCCCGCGCGCTGATCCGCGCCTTCGCCGATGATCCCGGCGTGGACGTGCCGAGCCCCACCTTCCCGATCCTGATCTCCTACGATTTCCCGCGCGGCCGGGTGGTCCACGCCGACCTCTACCGCATCCAGGAACCGGACGAGCTGGACGAGCTGGGTTGGGACGAGATGCGCGAGAACGCGCTGCTCATGGTGGAATGGCCCGAGCGCGCCGAGGAGCGCCTGCCGGCCGACCGCCTCGACGTGGCGCTCTATCTTGCCGCCGGCACGCGGGACGCCGCCGATCTCGGCCCGGAGGCGCGCATCGCCATCGTCACCGGCTACGGCAGCTTCGGCGCGCGGCTCGACCGGCTGATGATCGCGCAATCGCTCATCGAGCAGAGCGGCTTCGCCGAGGCGGCGCACCGCTTCCTGCAGGGTGACGCCTCCGCCCGCTCCTACAGCCGCCTCGTGCTCGGCGACCGCTCCGCCATCGTCATGAACGCGCCGCGCCAGCCGGACGGGCCACCGCTGAAGCGCGGCCTGCCCTACAGCCAGCTCGTGCATCTGGCGGAAGACGTGAAGCCCTTCGTCGCCATGGACCGGGCCCTGCTGGCGCAGGGGCTCTCCGCACCGCTGATCTATTCGGCGGATCTGGAGGCGGGCATTCTCGTGCTGGAGGACCTCGGCTCCCAGTTCGTGGTGGCCGGCACCCCGCCCGCCCCGGTGCCGGAGCGCTATCGCCTCGCGGTGGAGGTGCTAGCCACCCTGCACAGCCGCCCCTTGCCGCGCACGCTGAACATCGCGCCACGGGTGGAGCGGGCGCTGCCGTCCTACGACGTCGCCGCCATGCTCACCGAGATTGACCTGATGCTGGACTGGTATCTGCCGTCCCGCGGCATCCGGCTCGACGGCGTGGTGCGGGAGGAGTTCCGCCTGCTGTGGCGCAGCGCGCTCAACTCCGCCATGGCGGAGCCGCCCACCTGGGTGCTGCGCGACTACCACTCGCCCAATCTCATCTGGCTGCCCCACCGCGAGGGCCTGCGCCGCATCGGCCTCATCGATTTCCAGGACGCGGTGATGGGGCCGGCGGCCTATGACGTGGTTTCGCTGGCGCAGGACGCGCGGGTGGACGTGCCGGAGGAGCTGGAGATCGATCTGGTGCGCCGCTACGTGGCGCTGCGGGGCGAGGCGGACCCCACCTTCGACCCGCGCGGCTTCTCCCGCACCTACGCGCTGATGGGCGCCCAGCGGGCCAGCAAGATCCTCGGCATCTTCACCCGCCTCAACGATCGCGACGGCAAGCCACACTATCTGAAGCACCTGCCGCGCATCCGCCGCTACCTCGCCCGGTGCCTCGCCCATGAGGAACTGGGCTCGCTGCGCATGTGGTATGAGGCCGTGCTGCCATCGAAGGATCTTTCCGCGTGACCGCTGCCCCCGCCACGCTCGTTGACGCGCCCGCCGCCGGAACCGTCCGGATCGATGCCGCCCGAATCACCACCGCCATGGTGC
The nucleotide sequence above comes from Xanthobacter flavus. Encoded proteins:
- a CDS encoding helix-turn-helix domain-containing protein, which codes for MITAAQLRAARAILGLDQRALAGLCGLSLPTIQRMEASDGVIRGNVDSLMKLVGALDVAGVDLIGEGAVSDGGGRGVRLKAPAHRPSGD
- a CDS encoding PadR family transcriptional regulator, yielding MAEHEFAGHGHGEFGGHRGGGGPGGRGGRGGGDMFRIGRMLAQGDLKLLALSLIAEQPRHGYEIIKLIEEKTAGWYSPSPGVVYPTLTFLEEAGYVTAEADGSKKRYTITEEGRAYLAENRDFADAIIGRLSEIGLKMGRVKKWMGWSENGPSHGAELPRLVEAALENLRDVTREKLEQNRGAETRIVEILARVANDIREA
- a CDS encoding tyrosine recombinase XerC — encoded protein: MAMTDQDRAARAAHGLASAAAPDVAEAVEGWLARLAHERRLSAKTLEAYARDLSVVLLRLTDHLGRRPTLADLAALTPADVRAVLASRRAEGVAPRTLVRLLAAARSFGRHLEREGQGKVGALTAVRAPKVPKGLPKPVSVTAARALSDPDTRAGEAREQWVLARDAAVITLLYGAGLRISEALGLTAGTLAPGTTQITVTGKGNKTRMVPLIAPVLTAVEAYRALCPYALAPDKPLFRGARGGPLSPRIVQLAVERMRGVLGLPDSATPHALRHSFATHLLSRGGDLRAIQELLGHASLSTTQIYTQVDAAALMNAWRAAHPRARAQSPRAQTGS
- a CDS encoding VOC family protein produces the protein MTFTPVRPVIEHLSVTTVDLARAVRFYDAVLGPLGLVRVADYDEPEGASACWGPPGTLPAPEGVPGAAPFWVQLRDGPVTPPPGTHIAFCAADRAAVEAFHAAGTATGGTDYGAPGLRPQYGPGYYAAFLMDPDGWRIEAVAYV
- a CDS encoding sensor histidine kinase, producing the protein MAERIRMSGARRPARGRRLAPAPATGRANRCVGTRAALFGSALLGSTALAGSPAFASGWTVAVGAAEALWPVIALSACAVAGLIALRSRSVAAALSARMDKAEAEARDAAAAAARARAEAHAARTLLAAGAPAFMAWTGRTLPVDVHGTTPEGLRAGLGPATTALDTALEQLRREDGIVSVAVETPAGPVRLEGRSLGGAGVLLVRPADAPDPAAQAGTTGFAEAERMAHGLAAALDAAAAPAWLRRPDGDLIYVNPAFAAAVGAPSAEEARAAGLDLLDARIRSAALTAEGTAGTFRQRVKAVASGQRRQMDVVEVAGPFGTAGIAIDVTAEDAAKAETARTVAAHQRTLDQLTTAVAIFGADERLVFHNAAYERLFDLAPGFLDQRPPESEILEDLRRRRKVPEQADFRAWRAQLREAYRAIEPVNDWWHLPGGQMLRVVITPNAEGGITYLFDDLSEHLALESRYNSLIRIQGETLDGLAEAVAVFGADGRLNLYNEAFLALWSLDAQAMGDKPHVDAVAAMCRPLYGETAAFSRIRQAVTAIGPREAMTLRFERPDGRVLDGATQPLPDGGTMVTFRDVTDSVKVERALTERAEALEAADKLKNAFVGHVSYHLRTPLNTLMGYADMLREGLAGPLNDRQRDYLDHMHQSSDLLRALIDDILDLATIDAGAMELDLAEVDVRELVLAVAEAVRDSVEEARLVLAVNIDPAAGIFVADARRLRQILFNLLSNAIAVSPEGGTVALGAARRDGALVFTVRDEGPGVPAEVRETLFDRFESRSAGPRHRGVGLGLAIVRSFVSLHGGSVMVGPASSARGALATGTLAVGTIATCIFPLDNERRREAAE
- the tsaE gene encoding tRNA (adenosine(37)-N6)-threonylcarbamoyltransferase complex ATPase subunit type 1 TsaE, which produces MSILLERLEGKPVACRVVLKDLAATTRLAALIASWFGGKDTITLTGDLGAGKTELARALIRAFADDPGVDVPSPTFPILISYDFPRGRVVHADLYRIQEPDELDELGWDEMRENALLMVEWPERAEERLPADRLDVALYLAAGTRDAADLGPEARIAIVTGYGSFGARLDRLMIAQSLIEQSGFAEAAHRFLQGDASARSYSRLVLGDRSAIVMNAPRQPDGPPLKRGLPYSQLVHLAEDVKPFVAMDRALLAQGLSAPLIYSADLEAGILVLEDLGSQFVVAGTPPAPVPERYRLAVEVLATLHSRPLPRTLNIAPRVERALPSYDVAAMLTEIDLMLDWYLPSRGIRLDGVVREEFRLLWRSALNSAMAEPPTWVLRDYHSPNLIWLPHREGLRRIGLIDFQDAVMGPAAYDVVSLAQDARVDVPEELEIDLVRRYVALRGEADPTFDPRGFSRTYALMGAQRASKILGIFTRLNDRDGKPHYLKHLPRIRRYLARCLAHEELGSLRMWYEAVLPSKDLSA